AGTAGGTATCATGCCAGATACCTCCCCCTACTCCGCAGGAGCCCAGCGCTATTACAACCCTTGGTCTTGGGGCAGCCTCTATCGCGTTGATTACTTTAGGGAGGGCTTCAGCCGTTATTGGGCCCGTCAAAAGTATGGCGTCGGCATGCCTCGGCGAGGTTACAAGTTTCACCCCGAATCTTTCAGCATCGTGGAAGGGTGTTAATACGTCGAGTATTTCAATATCGCAGGCATTGCAACTGCCAGTGTTAAGGTGGAACACCCAGATGCTCTTCTTTAGAAACTTACTCACTAATACCACCTGTTCTCCTCTTGGCCACCGATTCTATGAAGGATTTCTTCCTGCAGTCGGGGCACTCGTTAAGGTATTCCTCCGTGATCGGGGATTTCTCCACTACGTAGTACAACATTTTCTGGGTTCCACCATTCCCTTCACACGCTTCACACTTAGCCTTCTTATGGACAACATGGACGTAGAGGTCTGAAGCATCGTCGGTAGCTAGCTCGAATTTCCTCGTTCCTTTAATAGCACCCACGGGGCAGACATCGACGCATCTCCAGCAGAAAATACACCTCCCTATGAAGTATCGAATAACAGTGGTGTCTTTATCACTAATCAGTTGTAAAGCGTTTGGCGGGCACGCGTTAACGCAGGCCCCGCATCCGATACACTTGTTCTCATCTATTTCTATTAAACCCCTGAAGTCAGGGGATACGAGCGGCTCCTCGTAGGGGTACTTCTTCGTGACTCTTCCAGATTTAGTAGCCACTATTAAGAGCTTAGCTGGCTTAAGCTTCTCGCTCATAGTTTGACACCTTCAACCAGGGAGAGCTTGTACACGGAACCATCCTCCCTTATCACTACAACCCTATCCGTGCAGGAGAAGCATGGGTCGATGCTCGCTATTGTTAGCGGTGCATCAGCCAAGGGTTGATCCCTCAGCATTACCCTTAACGCGGGAATATTGTTGTAGGTTGGGGCTCTAACCCTCCACCTGTACGGCTTGCCCTCACCTGTTACTACGAAGTGAATGTCTCCTCCCCTGGGGGCTTCAACAACTTGCACCCCTATCTTACCTGGAGGGATGTCGAATTCCTCGAGACGTATCGGACCCTTTGGCATCTGGTCGAGGAGTTGTTTTATCATTGATATCGACTCGAAAACCTCGTCAACCCTGACAAGCGTCCTCGCCATATTGTCTCCCTCGGTGTAGACTGGTACTTTAAATGACACATGCTTGTAGGCTGCGTAGGGTAGGTCCCTCCTAGCGTCTCTATCTACTCCTGAAGCTCTTGCAACGGGGCCTTCAACCCCAAGCTTCACAGCATCCTCTCGTGGGAGGATGCCAGTACCGGTCAACCTCCGTTTAACCTGTGGCACGGATGTCGCAATACCTACTAGTTCCTTGAACTCTTTTTCAAGAGTGTCAAGGGTCTCCAGGATCTTTGGCTTCTTCTCCTCGTTAATATCCTTCCTCACTCCTCCAACAAGGTTTATCCCGTAGGTTTTCCTGCTACCTGTAAGGTATTCTGAGAGATACATTACTTTCTCGCGAATCCTCCACATATGCATGAAGCCTGCGTCGTAACCTACCAGGTGGAAGGCCACGCCAAGCCAGAGAAGGTGGCTGTGGAGCCTTTCAACCTCTAGGATTATGCTCCTAATGAACTGGGCTCTCTCGGGAACGTCGAGCTTCGCAGCCTTCTCAACAGCGAGAGCGTAGCAAGTGCTGTGTTCGAAGCCGCAAATCCCGCATATTCTCTCAGCCAGAAAGTTTACCTGCTGGTAGGTCATTCTCGATTCTCCAAGCTTTTCAATCCCCCTGTGAACGTGGAAGCCTCTATACTTAACATCGACTACCTTTTCCCCTTCAACATATAGTTCAAAGTACTCGGGCTCGTGGAGAGCGGGATGGTATGGGCCTACCGGCACCGTCGAGGATTCCTCTGTAATCGTTATCTTCTCGCTTACAGGTAATATGCTAGGGCGCTTATCGTACTGGAAATCCTTCCTTAACGGATAGACATCCGAAGGCCAGCCGGGCGGGAGGACGAGCCTGTAAGCACTCCTACCCTCGAACTCTATTCCAACCAGGTCCCTTGCCTCCATTTCACACCAGTCCGCGGCAGGGACTTGTTCGATGATACTTGGAGCCCTCGGCTTATCTCCCTCCAAATAGGTTTTCAAA
This is a stretch of genomic DNA from Thermosphaera aggregans DSM 11486. It encodes these proteins:
- a CDS encoding NADH-quinone oxidoreductase subunit B family protein translates to MSKFLKKSIWVFHLNTGSCNACDIEILDVLTPFHDAERFGVKLVTSPRHADAILLTGPITAEALPKVINAIEAAPRPRVVIALGSCGVGGGIWHDTYSTIGGIKGLQKILEEKGVKVDAFYYVPGCPIRPEAILYAVALFKGLVQKKVKSEIKHAE
- a CDS encoding 4Fe-4S binding protein, coding for MSEKLKPAKLLIVATKSGRVTKKYPYEEPLVSPDFRGLIEIDENKCIGCGACVNACPPNALQLISDKDTTVIRYFIGRCIFCWRCVDVCPVGAIKGTRKFELATDDASDLYVHVVHKKAKCEACEGNGGTQKMLYYVVEKSPITEEYLNECPDCRKKSFIESVAKRRTGGISE
- a CDS encoding NADH-quinone oxidoreductase subunit C, with the translated sequence MLRNTSIIDKYVKLAESANASIMVDGDTIHIVAKPEYIPGLAGKLFNEFKCVHRTCVATDERPLNGFFSLTHLFTDDSNGFYVALKTYLEGDKPRAPSIIEQVPAADWCEMEARDLVGIEFEGRSAYRLVLPPGWPSDVYPLRKDFQYDKRPSILPVSEKITITEESSTVPVGPYHPALHEPEYFELYVEGEKVVDVKYRGFHVHRGIEKLGESRMTYQQVNFLAERICGICGFEHSTCYALAVEKAAKLDVPERAQFIRSIILEVERLHSHLLWLGVAFHLVGYDAGFMHMWRIREKVMYLSEYLTGSRKTYGINLVGGVRKDINEEKKPKILETLDTLEKEFKELVGIATSVPQVKRRLTGTGILPREDAVKLGVEGPVARASGVDRDARRDLPYAAYKHVSFKVPVYTEGDNMARTLVRVDEVFESISMIKQLLDQMPKGPIRLEEFDIPPGKIGVQVVEAPRGGDIHFVVTGEGKPYRWRVRAPTYNNIPALRVMLRDQPLADAPLTIASIDPCFSCTDRVVVIREDGSVYKLSLVEGVKL